The following coding sequences are from one Roseburia hominis A2-183 window:
- a CDS encoding energy-coupling factor transporter ATPase yields MGIIKARQLVHEYIRRDEEGNVESISTALDHVDLDVEAGDFIAILGHNGSGKSTLAKHINALLLPSEGSLWVDGRDVTKEENTFAVRQTAGMVFQNPDNQIIASVVEEDVGFGPENIGVPTDEIWKRVEESLGAVGMLSYRHHSPNKLSGGQKQRVAIAGVMAMEPKCIVLDEPTAMLDPNGRKEVIRTAHELNRKKGVTIILITHYMEEVVDADKVIVMDQGKVVMQGTPREVFSQVGKLKEYRLDVPQVTILADLLRQSGIDVPVGVLHRQELVDAILRVAQIGE; encoded by the coding sequence ATGGGAATTATCAAGGCAAGACAGTTGGTTCATGAATATATCAGACGCGATGAGGAGGGCAATGTGGAGTCCATCTCCACAGCGCTCGACCACGTCGATCTGGATGTGGAAGCGGGAGATTTTATTGCCATTTTAGGACACAATGGTTCCGGCAAATCCACGCTTGCAAAACACATTAACGCGCTCCTTCTGCCGAGCGAAGGCTCGCTCTGGGTGGATGGCAGGGATGTCACAAAGGAAGAGAATACATTTGCGGTGCGTCAGACTGCGGGTATGGTATTTCAGAATCCGGACAACCAGATCATTGCGAGCGTCGTGGAGGAGGATGTCGGCTTCGGACCGGAAAATATCGGCGTGCCGACGGATGAGATCTGGAAGCGCGTGGAAGAAAGCCTTGGTGCGGTAGGGATGCTCTCGTACCGTCATCATTCGCCGAACAAGCTTTCCGGCGGACAGAAGCAGCGCGTGGCGATCGCCGGGGTCATGGCGATGGAACCGAAGTGCATTGTGCTCGACGAGCCGACTGCCATGCTTGATCCGAACGGGCGGAAGGAAGTCATCCGCACGGCGCATGAACTGAACCGGAAAAAAGGCGTGACGATCATTTTGATCACACATTATATGGAGGAAGTCGTGGACGCCGACAAGGTGATCGTGATGGATCAGGGAAAAGTCGTCATGCAGGGAACACCGCGGGAAGTGTTCTCCCAGGTGGGAAAACTCAAGGAGTACAGACTGGATGTGCCGCAGGTGACGATTTTAGCAGATCTGCTGCGCCAGTCCGGCATTGATGTACCCGTCGGTGTGCTGCACCGCCAGGAACTTGTGGACGCGATTCTTCGTGTGGCACAGATCGGAGAGTAG
- a CDS encoding energy-coupling factor transporter ATPase translates to MSIILDKVNFVYSEETAYQIQALKDVNLEIKDGQFIGIIGHTGSGKSTLIQHLNGLMKATSGTIYFHGQDIYEEDFDLRELRNRVGLVFQYPEHQLFETTIFDDVCFGPKNQGLSKEEAGLRAFEALRSVGMPEELYYQSPFDLSGGQKRRVAIAGVLAMKPEVLILDEPTAGLDPAGRDEILDLVARMHRERNMTVILVSHSMEDVAKYVERIIVMNHGQVMFDDTPKEVFRHYKELETIGLAAPQVTYLMHELKEHGLSVDTEATTVEEARASLMQALTGIDSGRSDIHR, encoded by the coding sequence ATGTCAATTATTTTAGATAAAGTGAATTTTGTATATAGTGAGGAGACCGCGTACCAGATTCAGGCGTTAAAGGATGTGAACCTTGAGATTAAGGACGGACAGTTCATCGGCATCATCGGACATACCGGTTCCGGCAAGTCAACGCTGATCCAGCACCTGAACGGTCTGATGAAGGCAACCTCGGGAACGATCTATTTTCATGGACAGGATATTTATGAGGAAGATTTTGACCTGAGAGAACTGCGCAACCGGGTGGGACTGGTGTTCCAGTATCCGGAGCATCAGCTTTTCGAGACGACAATTTTTGATGACGTCTGCTTTGGTCCGAAGAACCAGGGACTTTCCAAGGAAGAGGCGGGACTGCGGGCGTTTGAGGCACTGCGCAGTGTTGGTATGCCGGAGGAGCTTTATTACCAGTCGCCGTTTGATCTCTCGGGAGGGCAGAAGCGCCGTGTGGCGATCGCCGGAGTGCTTGCCATGAAGCCGGAGGTGCTGATCCTGGATGAGCCGACCGCGGGACTTGACCCGGCAGGAAGAGACGAGATCTTAGACCTTGTGGCACGGATGCACCGCGAGCGAAACATGACGGTCATTCTGGTGTCGCACAGTATGGAGGATGTCGCCAAGTATGTGGAGCGCATTATCGTGATGAACCATGGACAGGTGATGTTCGACGACACACCGAAGGAAGTGTTCCGGCACTATAAGGAGCTGGAGACGATCGGACTCGCGGCTCCACAGGTGACTTACCTGATGCACGAACTGAAGGAGCACGGGCTTTCCGTGGATACGGAGGCGACGACGGTGGAGGAAGCCAGAGCCAGCCTGATGCAGGCATTGACGGGAATTGATTCCGGCAGGAGCGATATTCACCGGTAA
- a CDS encoding DUF5720 family protein has translation MSEGKTIGQLMEEMRAKAGAQNYHGHGYMDLQRFAEDTRHMIIFDVLTNDSPVGWKGERTRLFLSDTGYEKALDSQEKGQIKILSHAKVRQGNLHYDHSDQLR, from the coding sequence ATGTCTGAGGGAAAGACCATAGGGCAGCTGATGGAAGAAATGCGGGCAAAGGCAGGAGCGCAGAATTATCACGGTCATGGATATATGGACCTCCAGCGTTTTGCGGAGGACACCCGGCACATGATTATTTTTGATGTGCTGACAAACGATTCCCCTGTTGGCTGGAAAGGCGAACGAACCCGCCTGTTCCTGTCGGATACCGGTTATGAAAAAGCACTGGATAGTCAGGAAAAGGGGCAGATTAAGATTTTGAGCCACGCAAAGGTACGCCAGGGCAATCTGCACTATGACCATTCTGACCAGTTACGCTAA
- a CDS encoding PcfB family protein, whose translation MQEEVENRTLTLVVSGTKFTGRMFKAAISKYMAHRKEKKLEKQRSRDAPVVPHGKQTVKQLVGQNQGISNIEITDPSIKEFEKIARKYGVDYAVKKDRSSSPPKYLIFFKGRDADALTAAFTEYTNKKVKKAEKTERPSVLAKLSQFKEMVKNAVVDRTKRKELER comes from the coding sequence ATGCAGGAAGAAGTGGAAAACAGAACTTTGACGCTGGTTGTCAGTGGAACAAAGTTTACCGGCAGAATGTTTAAGGCTGCCATAAGCAAGTACATGGCACATCGAAAGGAAAAGAAGCTGGAAAAACAGAGAAGCCGTGATGCGCCGGTTGTTCCGCATGGAAAACAGACTGTGAAGCAGCTTGTCGGGCAGAATCAGGGAATATCCAACATTGAGATCACAGACCCCTCTATCAAGGAGTTTGAGAAAATCGCCCGGAAATATGGTGTGGATTATGCGGTGAAAAAGGACCGCAGCAGTTCTCCGCCAAAGTACCTGATTTTCTTCAAGGGTCGCGATGCGGATGCGCTGACAGCAGCCTTTACAGAGTACACCAATAAAAAAGTCAAGAAGGCCGAGAAAACGGAACGCCCGTCTGTGCTGGCAAAACTCAGTCAGTTCAAAGAGATGGTCAAAAATGCTGTGGTGGATCGCACCAAGCGAAAGGAGCTGGAACGATGA
- a CDS encoding ParA family protein, whose product MNTQIIAIANQKGGVGKTTTCANLGIGLAQAGKKVLLIDGDPQGSLTISLGNPQPDKLPFTLSDAMGKILMDQPIRPGEGILHHAEGVDLMPADIQLSGMEVSLVNAMSRETILRQYLDTLKGQYSHILIDCQPSLGMLTVNALAAANRIIIPVQAEYLPAKGLEQLLSTVSKVKRQINPKLQIDGILLTMVDNRTNFAKEIAALLRDTYGSKIKVFGTEIPHSVRAKEISAEGKSIFAHDPGGKVAEGYRNLTKEVLKLEKQREKNRAGLGR is encoded by the coding sequence ATGAACACACAAATCATCGCCATCGCCAACCAGAAAGGCGGCGTTGGCAAAACAACAACCTGTGCGAACTTGGGAATAGGTCTGGCACAGGCCGGAAAGAAAGTGCTTCTGATCGACGGGGACCCACAAGGAAGCCTGACAATCAGCTTGGGAAATCCGCAACCAGACAAGCTGCCATTTACACTGTCGGATGCAATGGGCAAAATTCTGATGGATCAGCCTATACGCCCCGGAGAAGGTATTCTGCATCATGCAGAAGGCGTTGACCTGATGCCTGCGGATATTCAGCTTTCCGGTATGGAGGTTTCTTTGGTAAACGCCATGAGCCGTGAAACGATTTTACGGCAATATCTGGACACACTGAAGGGACAATATTCCCATATCCTGATTGACTGTCAGCCCTCGTTGGGAATGCTTACGGTCAATGCGCTGGCGGCTGCGAACAGGATCATAATTCCCGTTCAGGCAGAGTATCTGCCCGCCAAAGGGCTGGAACAGCTTCTATCTACGGTCAGTAAGGTGAAACGGCAGATCAATCCAAAGCTCCAGATTGACGGTATCCTGCTGACGATGGTGGATAACCGCACCAACTTTGCCAAAGAGATTGCTGCTTTGCTGCGGGACACCTATGGAAGTAAAATCAAAGTCTTTGGAACGGAAATCCCCCATTCTGTCCGGGCAAAGGAAATCAGCGCAGAGGGAAAAAGTATTTTCGCCCATGACCCTGGCGGCAAGGTGGCAGAGGGGTATCGAAATCTGACGAAGGAGGTGTTGAAACTTGAAAAGCAGCGCGAAAAAAATAGAGCTGGCCTCGGTAGATGA
- a CDS encoding tRNA (cytidine(34)-2'-O)-methyltransferase, which translates to MAKLNVVLYEPEIPANTGNIGRTCVATGTRLHLIEPLGFHLDEKAIKRAGMDYWSELDVTTYVNWEDFCEKNPGAKIYMATTKGRHVYTEVSYEPDCYIMFGKESAGIPEEILKANPDTCVRIPMIGETRSLNLSNSVAIVLYEALRQNEFDHMKLQGELHRLRWED; encoded by the coding sequence ATGGCAAAGCTGAATGTTGTATTATATGAGCCGGAGATTCCGGCAAACACCGGAAATATCGGCAGAACGTGCGTGGCGACAGGGACAAGACTGCACCTGATCGAACCGCTGGGATTCCATCTGGATGAGAAAGCAATCAAGCGTGCGGGCATGGATTACTGGAGTGAACTGGATGTGACCACCTATGTCAACTGGGAAGATTTCTGCGAGAAGAACCCGGGCGCTAAAATTTATATGGCGACGACGAAGGGCAGACATGTATACACTGAGGTATCCTATGAGCCGGACTGCTACATTATGTTTGGAAAAGAGAGTGCCGGGATTCCGGAGGAGATCTTAAAAGCCAATCCGGACACCTGTGTGCGGATTCCGATGATCGGCGAGACGCGGTCACTCAATTTATCCAATTCGGTTGCGATTGTGCTGTATGAGGCATTGCGGCAGAATGAGTTTGACCACATGAAGCTGCAGGGCGAGCTGCACCGGCTGCGCTGGGAAGATTAG
- a CDS encoding DUF6017 domain-containing protein, producing MAVFRIERTRDYTVMSNHHLRNANLSLKAKGLLSMMLSLPEDWNYTTRGLAKICKEGVDAIGAALRELEAAGYIVRHKLRDRQGRISDIEYVIYEQPQLRKPDTDSPDTENPYMDKPDTEKPAELNIEKSNTQKQNIYGSSTDSIPFRDCAADCLPERKGRDAMSLTEIESYRELIQENIGYEYLCQQYETYREDLDEIVELIVETVCAKRKTTRIAGSDFPHEIVRSRFLKLDNSHIEFVMDCLQKNTTEIRNMKQYLLTVLFNAPTTISNHYTSQVNHDLYGGW from the coding sequence ATGGCCGTTTTTCGCATTGAACGGACCCGTGATTATACCGTGATGAGCAATCATCATTTACGAAATGCAAACCTGTCGTTAAAAGCCAAGGGACTGCTTTCCATGATGTTATCTTTGCCAGAGGACTGGAATTACACCACCCGTGGTCTTGCAAAGATCTGTAAGGAGGGCGTGGATGCCATAGGCGCTGCGTTGCGGGAATTGGAGGCTGCCGGTTACATTGTGCGGCACAAGCTGCGTGACCGGCAGGGACGCATCAGCGATATAGAGTATGTCATATACGAGCAGCCACAGCTTAGAAAACCGGATACGGATTCACCAGATACGGAAAACCCGTATATGGATAAACCGGATACGGAAAAGCCCGCAGAATTAAATATAGAGAAATCAAATACTCAAAAACAAAATATTTATGGATCAAGTACCGATTCCATTCCCTTCCGGGATTGCGCGGCAGATTGTCTGCCGGAACGGAAAGGAAGGGATGCGATGTCACTCACAGAGATAGAGAGTTATCGGGAATTGATTCAGGAGAATATCGGGTATGAATACCTGTGTCAGCAGTATGAAACTTATCGGGAGGATTTGGATGAGATTGTGGAGCTAATCGTGGAAACGGTCTGTGCAAAGCGAAAGACCACCCGTATTGCAGGAAGCGATTTTCCGCATGAAATCGTTCGTTCCAGGTTCTTGAAGCTGGATAACTCGCACATTGAGTTTGTCATGGACTGTTTACAGAAGAACACCACGGAAATTCGCAACATGAAGCAGTATCTTCTGACCGTTCTGTTCAATGCACCGACCACGATAAGCAATCATTACACCTCACAAGTAAATCACGATCTGTATGGCGGCTGGTAA
- the rpsI gene encoding 30S ribosomal protein S9, whose protein sequence is MANAKYYGTGRRKSSVARVYLVPGTGKVTINKRDMDEYFGLDTLKVIVRQPLAATETADKFDVLVNVRGGGYTGQAGAIRHGIARALLNVDADYRPILKSAGFLTRDPRMKERKKYGLKAARRAPQFSKR, encoded by the coding sequence TTGGCTAACGCAAAATATTACGGAACAGGAAGAAGAAAATCATCTGTTGCCAGAGTATACTTAGTACCGGGTACAGGTAAGGTTACAATCAATAAAAGAGATATGGACGAATACTTCGGATTAGATACACTGAAGGTTATCGTTCGTCAGCCGCTTGCAGCTACAGAGACAGCTGATAAGTTTGACGTATTAGTAAACGTTCGCGGTGGTGGTTACACAGGTCAGGCAGGAGCTATCCGTCATGGTATCGCCCGTGCATTACTGAACGTAGATGCTGATTACAGACCGATCTTAAAGTCCGCTGGATTCTTAACAAGAGATCCGCGTATGAAAGAGCGTAAGAAATACGGTCTCAAGGCAGCTCGTCGTGCTCCGCAGTTCAGCAAGCGATAA
- a CDS encoding DUF5720 family protein has product MRDISARELKGHKILAVERFWDNTRWMIEFSVLRPSTAYGSPGEEMRLFLTEDGYQAALQSQQCREIKIKRYARVIEGHILDFKPGKRRRS; this is encoded by the coding sequence ATGAGGGATATTTCAGCCCGTGAGCTGAAAGGACACAAGATTCTCGCCGTAGAGAGATTTTGGGATAACACCCGCTGGATGATTGAGTTTTCCGTCCTGCGTCCCAGCACAGCTTACGGCAGCCCCGGAGAGGAAATGCGGCTGTTTTTGACCGAGGACGGGTATCAGGCTGCCCTGCAAAGCCAGCAGTGCCGGGAGATCAAGATCAAGCGTTACGCTCGTGTGATTGAGGGACATATCCTCGATTTCAAACCGGGAAAACGCCGCCGCTCATAA
- a CDS encoding transposon-encoded TnpW family protein — MADKNAVFLTRHIGNTTYKVRVYLSETAEETMEDKILRLIRNDGLANQPECGIMELPQMSRPSERSA, encoded by the coding sequence ATGGCAGATAAAAACGCCGTGTTTCTGACCCGGCACATTGGCAACACCACCTATAAAGTTCGTGTCTACCTCAGCGAAACCGCCGAGGAAACGATGGAAGATAAAATTCTGCGGCTGATCCGCAATGACGGGCTGGCAAACCAGCCGGAATGTGGTATAATGGAACTGCCACAAATGAGCCGTCCGTCTGAAAGGAGCGCCTGA
- a CDS encoding ParB/RepB/Spo0J family partition protein yields MKSSAKKIELASVDDLFSTEEGRQDAKLEKIQEIPLSELHPFKNHPFKVKDDEAMMETADSIKQYGVLVPAIARPDPEGGYELVAGHRRHRASELAEKETMPVIVRDLDDDAATIIMVDSNLQRESLLPSERAFAYKMKLDAMKRQAGRPSKENVSQVGTQKRSDQLLAEQVGQSRNQIQRYIRLTELIPELMDMVDEKKIALNPAYELSFLKKEEQVDLLDAMDSEQATPSLSQAQRLKKYSQEGHLTLDMMRVIMGEEKKSDLDRVTFTSDTLRKYFPKSYTPQRMQETIIKLLEAWQKKRQRDQER; encoded by the coding sequence TTGAAAAGCAGCGCGAAAAAAATAGAGCTGGCCTCGGTAGATGATTTGTTCTCCACCGAAGAAGGCCGTCAGGATGCAAAGCTGGAAAAGATTCAGGAGATTCCGCTGTCTGAACTGCATCCCTTTAAGAACCACCCATTCAAAGTCAAGGATGACGAAGCCATGATGGAAACCGCAGACAGTATCAAGCAGTATGGCGTTCTGGTTCCGGCGATTGCTCGACCAGACCCGGAGGGCGGTTATGAGCTGGTAGCCGGACACAGGCGGCACAGAGCCAGTGAGCTGGCAGAAAAGGAGACCATGCCGGTCATTGTTCGGGATTTGGATGATGATGCCGCCACGATCATTATGGTTGACAGCAACCTGCAACGAGAAAGTCTGCTCCCCAGTGAAAGAGCATTTGCCTACAAGATGAAGCTGGATGCCATGAAAAGACAGGCTGGCAGACCGAGTAAAGAAAATGTGTCCCAAGTTGGGACACAAAAGCGATCAGACCAGTTGCTTGCTGAACAGGTGGGGCAAAGTCGAAATCAAATTCAGCGCTATATCCGTCTGACAGAGCTGATTCCTGAATTGATGGACATGGTGGATGAAAAGAAAATTGCCTTAAATCCTGCTTATGAGCTGTCCTTTCTCAAAAAGGAGGAACAGGTAGACCTGTTGGACGCGATGGACAGCGAACAGGCTACCCCTTCTCTTTCTCAAGCCCAGCGGCTCAAAAAATACAGTCAGGAGGGGCATCTGACCCTCGATATGATGCGTGTCATCATGGGTGAGGAAAAGAAAAGCGATCTGGACCGAGTGACATTTACCTCTGACACCTTGCGGAAGTATTTCCCTAAAAGCTATACGCCCCAGCGGATGCAGGAAACCATCATCAAGCTGCTGGAGGCATGGCAGAAAAAGCGTCAGAGAGACCAGGAACGATGA
- the rplM gene encoding 50S ribosomal protein L13 — translation MKTFMASPATIDRKWYVVDAEGMTLGRLASEVAKVLRGKNKPIFTPHIDTGDYVIVVNAEKVKVTGKKLDQKVYYNHSDYVGGMKETTLKEMMAKHPERVIEHAVKGMLPKGPLGREMYTKLFVYAGPDHKHAAQKPEALTF, via the coding sequence ATGAAGACTTTTATGGCTAGCCCAGCTACCATTGATAGAAAATGGTATGTAGTTGACGCTGAAGGTATGACATTAGGACGCCTGGCATCTGAAGTTGCCAAGGTATTAAGAGGAAAGAATAAACCAATCTTTACACCACATATCGATACAGGTGATTACGTAATCGTAGTGAACGCTGAGAAGGTAAAGGTTACCGGTAAGAAGTTAGATCAGAAGGTTTACTACAATCACTCTGATTATGTTGGCGGTATGAAAGAGACCACATTAAAAGAGATGATGGCTAAGCACCCGGAGAGAGTGATCGAGCATGCTGTTAAGGGAATGCTTCCGAAGGGACCTCTTGGAAGAGAGATGTATACAAAGTTATTCGTATACGCAGGTCCGGATCACAAGCACGCAGCTCAGAAGCCAGAAGCTTTAACATTTTAA
- a CDS encoding virulence RhuM family protein yields the protein MSEEQGLTPYETREILFYKTENGEVRVEILLFQENLWLTQAKMAELFEVQKAAISKHLKNIFESGELNEDSVVSKMETTAADGKRYQTNYYNLDAIIAVGYRVNSKKATMFRIWANRVLKEFIIKGYVMDDARLREPENFFGKDYFEEQLERIRDIRASERRFYQKITDIYSQCSADYDVESPITKEFFATVQNKLHYAVTHHTAAEIVYDRADSTKPNMGLTTWKNAPKGRIRKSDVTVAKNYLNETEMRNLNEIVTMYLDYAERQARRGNVMYMADWVKRLDAFLQFNEEDILHDKGKVTAAIAKAFAEKEFEKFRVLQDRSYQSDFDRLVAETSDDLTE from the coding sequence ATGAGCGAGGAACAGGGACTGACCCCGTATGAAACCAGAGAAATCCTCTTTTACAAGACCGAAAACGGAGAAGTGCGGGTGGAAATCCTGCTCTTTCAGGAAAACCTCTGGCTGACACAGGCAAAAATGGCAGAACTGTTCGAGGTGCAGAAAGCGGCTATTTCCAAGCATCTGAAAAACATTTTTGAATCTGGAGAACTGAACGAGGATTCAGTTGTTTCCAAAATGGAAACAACTGCGGCGGACGGGAAACGGTATCAGACCAACTATTACAATTTGGACGCCATTATCGCTGTGGGGTATCGTGTGAACTCCAAAAAGGCGACCATGTTCCGCATTTGGGCGAACCGGGTGTTGAAAGAGTTCATCATCAAAGGTTATGTGATGGATGACGCACGGCTGCGGGAGCCGGAGAACTTTTTCGGCAAGGATTATTTTGAGGAACAGCTGGAGCGTATCCGGGACATCCGGGCCAGCGAGAGAAGATTTTACCAGAAAATCACGGACATCTATTCTCAGTGCAGCGCCGACTACGATGTGGAAAGCCCCATCACAAAGGAGTTTTTTGCCACGGTGCAGAACAAGCTCCACTATGCGGTCACCCATCATACCGCCGCCGAGATCGTATACGACCGTGCCGACAGCACCAAGCCCAACATGGGGCTGACCACATGGAAAAACGCCCCCAAAGGCCGCATCCGTAAATCGGATGTCACCGTCGCCAAAAACTATCTGAACGAAACGGAAATGCGAAACCTGAACGAGATCGTCACCATGTATCTGGACTATGCGGAACGGCAGGCCCGCCGGGGAAATGTCATGTATATGGCCGATTGGGTCAAGCGGCTTGACGCATTTTTACAGTTCAACGAGGAAGATATTCTGCATGATAAGGGCAAGGTGACCGCCGCTATTGCCAAAGCCTTTGCCGAGAAAGAGTTTGAAAAGTTCCGGGTATTGCAGGACAGAAGCTATCAGAGCGACTTTGACAGGCTGGTTGCGGAAACTTCGGATGATCTGACAGAATAA
- a CDS encoding TnpV protein: MELTYTQCGDYLIPNLVLADTKEYHIGKYGRMRRAYLKEHRPILYTDLIVTEKLLPHLEEIDIACRERLEIIEKSMMQQEGVTEALKAADQMAWVRSMNSIHNRAEEIVLAELVYC, encoded by the coding sequence ATGGAACTGACTTACACCCAATGCGGCGACTATCTCATTCCCAACCTTGTGTTAGCAGACACCAAAGAGTACCATATCGGGAAATATGGCCGGATGCGCCGTGCCTACTTAAAAGAACATCGGCCCATTCTGTATACCGATCTCATTGTCACTGAAAAGCTGCTTCCCCACTTGGAGGAAATCGACATCGCCTGCCGGGAGCGGCTGGAAATCATTGAAAAATCCATGATGCAGCAAGAGGGCGTCACAGAAGCCCTGAAAGCTGCCGACCAGATGGCATGGGTGCGCTCCATGAACTCCATCCACAACAGAGCCGAGGAAATTGTCCTGGCTGAGCTGGTCTACTGTTGA
- the truA gene encoding tRNA pseudouridine(38-40) synthase TruA has product MIVAYDGTNYKGWQVQPNGITIEEVLNRHLSSLLGEEITVTGASRTDSGVHSLGNVAIFDTTTRMPADKISFALNQRLPEDIVVQDSCEVPADWHPRYQNSRKTYEYRILNRTFRMPTRRLDTYFYHHSLDVEKMSRAAVYLEGEHDFKSFCAVNAQVKTTVRTIYACSVTKADDIITIRVTGNGFLYNMVRIIAGTLIQVGGGQIEPEQIEQILAARDREAAGPTAPAHGLTMMGIEYMEEKDIDTQGVV; this is encoded by the coding sequence ATGATCGTGGCGTACGACGGCACGAATTATAAAGGATGGCAGGTGCAGCCCAACGGAATCACGATCGAGGAGGTGCTGAACCGCCATCTTTCCTCGCTTTTGGGGGAGGAGATCACAGTGACCGGCGCGAGCCGCACGGATTCCGGCGTACATTCGCTGGGAAACGTGGCAATTTTCGATACGACGACGCGCATGCCGGCGGATAAGATTTCGTTTGCGCTGAATCAGCGTCTGCCCGAGGATATTGTCGTGCAGGATTCCTGCGAGGTTCCTGCGGACTGGCATCCGCGCTATCAGAACAGCCGCAAGACATATGAGTACCGCATTTTGAACCGGACATTCCGCATGCCGACGAGACGGCTGGATACTTACTTTTACCACCACAGCCTGGATGTGGAGAAGATGAGCCGGGCGGCGGTGTACCTGGAAGGAGAGCACGACTTCAAGAGCTTCTGTGCGGTCAACGCGCAGGTGAAGACCACGGTCCGGACAATCTATGCGTGCAGCGTCACAAAAGCGGACGACATCATCACAATCCGGGTGACCGGCAACGGGTTTTTGTACAATATGGTCCGCATTATTGCCGGGACGCTGATACAGGTCGGCGGAGGTCAGATCGAGCCGGAGCAGATAGAGCAGATCCTCGCGGCGCGCGACAGGGAGGCTGCGGGACCGACCGCACCGGCGCACGGACTGACCATGATGGGAATTGAATATATGGAAGAAAAAGATATTGACACGCAAGGAGTCGTGTAA
- a CDS encoding DUF6809 family protein, which translates to MILEAMYNGEFYPCETVVPTSPEYHKAIQTCAALMEQLSQRLSKEDYALVEELRAQNAIAQCEESESHFKYGFSAGLIVHQEAYEQLQNKK; encoded by the coding sequence ATGATTTTAGAAGCCATGTATAATGGAGAGTTTTATCCCTGTGAAACAGTCGTACCCACGTCCCCGGAATACCACAAGGCGATCCAAACCTGTGCAGCGTTGATGGAGCAGTTATCCCAGCGGCTCAGCAAAGAGGACTATGCGCTGGTGGAGGAACTCCGGGCGCAGAACGCTATCGCCCAATGCGAGGAAAGTGAGAGCCATTTCAAGTATGGCTTTTCGGCAGGGCTGATCGTCCATCAGGAAGCCTATGAACAGCTGCAAAACAAGAAATAA
- a CDS encoding energy-coupling factor transporter transmembrane component T family protein, with translation MLRDITLGQYYPADSVIHKLDPRVKLFSTMIYIISLFCFRGVAALAIATVFLITVIKLSKVPFKFMVKGLKAIMILMLITAVFNLFLTPGEALVSVWRFTITKEGVTSAVLMAIRLTYLILGTSIMTLTTTPNQLTDGLEKALMPLSKIGVPVHAIAMMMSIALRFIPILIEETDKIMKAQMARGADFESGNLLKKVKSMIPLLVPLFVSAFRRADDLAMAMEARCYNGGEGRTKMKPLRYEGRDRLSYLIMWLYLALIILCRIFVPWPQ, from the coding sequence ATGTTGAGAGATATTACACTGGGCCAGTATTATCCGGCAGATTCTGTGATCCATAAACTGGACCCGCGTGTGAAACTGTTTAGTACAATGATCTATATCATATCCCTGTTCTGCTTCCGTGGCGTGGCAGCGCTTGCGATTGCAACGGTATTTCTGATTACAGTCATAAAGCTGTCGAAGGTGCCGTTTAAGTTCATGGTAAAGGGATTAAAGGCAATCATGATTCTGATGTTAATCACGGCGGTGTTCAATCTGTTTTTGACGCCCGGTGAGGCACTGGTAAGCGTCTGGCGTTTTACGATCACGAAGGAAGGCGTGACCAGCGCGGTGCTGATGGCGATCCGCCTGACCTATCTGATTCTCGGAACCTCAATCATGACGCTGACCACAACGCCGAACCAGCTGACAGATGGTCTGGAAAAAGCGCTGATGCCGCTTTCTAAGATCGGTGTTCCGGTGCACGCGATTGCAATGATGATGTCGATTGCGCTCCGCTTTATTCCGATTCTGATTGAGGAGACGGATAAGATCATGAAAGCGCAGATGGCACGCGGAGCCGATTTTGAGAGTGGCAATCTGTTAAAAAAAGTCAAAAGCATGATCCCGCTTCTGGTGCCGCTGTTCGTGTCAGCATTCCGGCGCGCGGATGATCTTGCAATGGCGATGGAGGCGCGCTGCTATAACGGCGGAGAGGGCAGAACGAAGATGAAGCCGCTGCGCTATGAGGGACGCGACCGCCTGTCCTATCTGATCATGTGGCTGTATCTGGCGCTCATTATTCTGTGCAGAATCTTTGTGCCGTGGCCACAATAA